One Archocentrus centrarchus isolate MPI-CPG fArcCen1 chromosome 10, fArcCen1, whole genome shotgun sequence genomic region harbors:
- the LOC115787198 gene encoding uncharacterized protein LOC115787198, with translation MSRVRQVIPFPADTLGGDIASPTVLQVSRLAAHLTQWHACAPSPWVVKTVATDYQLQFWTRPPRFRGIISSTVRSEAATILREEIDSLLQKKAIRVVPTSETDRGWYSRYFVVPKKGGGLRPIPGRARLSEHRVATFHHCLTQFQLGHRLRFQTILRLLGMMASMIAVVPLGLLLMRAFQRRTLSHRLCASCHLWRRLPITASCMLIRPWKEPGLLHQGSFCKVVSTDASLRGWGALCDSASVRGVWTALQRELHINHLELLAAFLALKHFCPVLMGQHVLVRTDNSTVVSYINRQGGTRFLPLLKLSHSLLLWCSVCFLLLRATHILGCLNLGPDLLSSGGPLVREWRLHPLDVAQIWDIFGRAEVDLFASRANAHCPLFFSITDHDAPLGTDALAHPCPDMLLCAFCLVEMIQPVLERVRRQHLSLILVAPWWPAKPWYAEIISLLAARPWQLPLRRDLHSQAGGEVIHPRPELWRLHAYLLRGQI, from the coding sequence ATGAGCCGAGTCAGGCAGGTCATACCTTTCCCCGCAGACACACTGGGGGGTGACATCGCCTCACCTACAGTGCTGCAGGTAAGCCGACTGGCGGCCCACCTCACCCAGTGGCACGCTTGCGCCCCCTCTCCGTGGGTGGTGAAAACTGTTGCCACAGATTACCAGTTACAGTTCTGGACCAGGCCGCCTCGCTTCCGCGGTATAATAAGCTCTACTGTAAGAAGCGAAGCAGCGACAATACTAAGGGAGGAAATAGACTCGCTGCTGCAGAAGAAAGCAATACGAGTGGTCCCCACTTCGGAGACGGACAGAGGTTGGTACAGCCGCTATTTTGTCGTTCCAAAGAAAGGGGGAGGGCTCCGTCCTATTCCCGGCCGAGCACGTCTGTCAGAGCACAGAGTAGCCACGTTTCACCACTGCCTCACTCAGTTTCAGTTGGGACACAGACTGCGTTTCCAAACAATCTTACGGTTGTTGGGCATGATGGCATCTATGATTGCCGTAGTGCCACTCGGGCTGTTGCTGATGAGAGCTTTCCAGCGACGGACTCTCTCTCACCGTCTGTGTGCGTCGTGCCACCTGTGGAGGAGACTGCCGATAACCGCATCTTGCATGTTAATCCGCCCTTGGAAGGAGCCCGGTCTGCTGCATCAAGGCTCTTTTTGCAAGGTGGTGTCCACAGATGCCTCCctgagggggtggggggctctgTGCGACAGCGCATCGGTGAGAGGAGTCTGGACTGCACTGCAGCGCGAGCTGCACATCAATCACTTAGAGCTGCTAGCCGCTTTTCTAGCGCTCAAGCATTTTTGTCCAGTTCTAATGGGCCAGCATGTTTTGGTCCGGACAGACAATTCAACGGTGGTTTCTTACATAAACAGGCAGGGAGGGACACGTTTCCTTCCCCTGTTAAAGCTGTCTCACTCTCTGCTGTTATggtgcagtgtttgttttctgttgctgAGAGCCACTCACATTCTGGGCTGTCTGAACCTAGGACCGGACCTTCTCTCCAGCGGAGGTCCCCTGGTGAGAGAATGGAGGTTGCACCCCTTGGATGTGGCCCAGATTTGGGACATATTTGGCAGGGCAGAGGTGGACCTGTTCGCTTCAAGAGCGAATGCTCACTGCCCCCTGTTCTTCTCCATAACCGACCACGATGCACCTCTGGGGACGGATGCATTGGCTCACCCATGTCCAGACATGCTCCTGTGTGCTTTTTGCCTGGTGGAAATGATACAACCTGTTTTAGAGAGAGTGCGTCGTCAGCACCTCTCTCTGATTCTGgtggccccctggtggccagCGAAGCCATGGTATGCAGAAATAATCAGCCTGTTGGCAGCAAGGCCCTGGCAGCTTCCTCTCCGCAGGGACCTCCACTCTCAGGCAGGAGGGGAAGTGATTCACCCACGCCCAGAACTGTGGCGGCTGCATGCTTACCTGTTGCGAGGTCAAATTTGA